A stretch of Chloroflexota bacterium DNA encodes these proteins:
- a CDS encoding glycosyltransferase family 39 protein — protein sequence MRSHLLPILTWLLVGAALGALLSQRDDNAVSPVQLALVAGIVVFFVVVTPGNSSARENAPDANATRWDSLMLLGASLALAGYAQYLSANRPQLWYIALLIDGAAMLLFVQVIQKRVTDDPQPARASWVDWTWRWLSAHPLRNGLLGAAVVSGMLEVSLAAQTAPGESFTVPVALWLASMFLFVGAFIPWETARTWRVPGLRAIDAALKPHLAEILLVIALVAFAFLLRGFDLENIPINLGGDESEMGLEARRVLAGKLTNPFATGWYSHPTLFFFLQSWMMRWFGETVVGLRMLSALLGTLTVLAAYLLARQLHGQSFALAVAFLLSVYPYHIQFSRIGLNNIADAFWTTTVFFLTIRAMMTRRIAYFVAGGLALGVSQYFYHGVRLIPVMLVLFLGYWLITERKTARPYIAPLAIFSFAALIAALPLIGYYFQFPAVFTERYQQMGIFPSGWLEKYAAETGFSPLVVLAQRTVERFSLFNFIPDLSGFYAPGTPLLETFSAILFVFGLTYSLYHWKERAHLLFVLWFVCGVIFGSVLIVDEAGSARTLTLTVPIMFFLTCGIFKLAEAITTLAARPRWSKPLAAIAIVLLACINVKFYYIDYVPKRTYAGYIGWTNTEMAKYLLRQPGEFRAYFFGPPYDYLSHATIAYLAPNLNGLDILEPLEDEPAFVDHTYSAIFLFLPLRAEEFTWVQQAYPDGERTDFTQPDGTQLFFAYYVSSP from the coding sequence GTGCGTTCTCACCTTCTGCCCATCCTAACCTGGCTCTTGGTTGGCGCGGCGCTCGGCGCGCTCCTGAGCCAACGCGATGACAACGCGGTCTCGCCGGTCCAGCTCGCGCTCGTTGCCGGCATCGTCGTTTTCTTTGTGGTGGTCACGCCTGGAAATTCCTCCGCGCGCGAGAATGCGCCGGACGCGAACGCGACTCGCTGGGATTCACTAATGCTCCTGGGCGCGTCGCTCGCGCTCGCCGGGTACGCGCAATATCTCTCCGCGAATCGTCCACAACTCTGGTACATCGCCTTATTGATTGACGGCGCGGCGATGCTCCTGTTTGTGCAGGTCATCCAGAAACGCGTAACCGACGACCCACAACCCGCGCGCGCGTCCTGGGTAGATTGGACATGGCGCTGGTTGAGCGCGCACCCACTTCGCAATGGTTTGCTTGGCGCGGCGGTCGTGTCCGGTATGCTGGAGGTTTCCCTCGCGGCGCAGACCGCGCCCGGCGAATCATTCACCGTGCCGGTCGCGTTGTGGCTTGCAAGCATGTTCTTGTTTGTCGGCGCGTTTATCCCCTGGGAAACCGCGCGCACTTGGCGCGTGCCTGGTCTCCGCGCGATAGACGCGGCGCTCAAACCTCATCTCGCGGAAATTTTGCTCGTCATCGCGTTGGTCGCGTTCGCATTTCTACTGCGCGGGTTCGATCTCGAAAACATCCCGATCAACCTGGGCGGCGATGAATCCGAGATGGGTCTGGAGGCGCGGCGCGTGCTCGCCGGCAAATTGACAAATCCATTCGCGACCGGGTGGTACTCGCACCCAACCCTGTTTTTCTTTTTGCAAAGTTGGATGATGCGCTGGTTTGGCGAAACGGTGGTGGGTCTGCGAATGCTGTCCGCGCTCCTCGGCACATTGACCGTCCTCGCCGCGTACTTGCTCGCGCGCCAATTGCACGGGCAAAGTTTCGCACTCGCCGTCGCGTTTCTGCTAAGTGTGTATCCGTACCACATTCAATTCTCGCGCATCGGCTTGAACAATATCGCCGATGCGTTCTGGACGACAACCGTTTTCTTCTTGACGATCCGCGCGATGATGACGCGGCGCATCGCCTATTTCGTCGCCGGCGGACTCGCGCTCGGCGTGAGTCAGTACTTTTATCACGGCGTGCGCCTCATTCCGGTGATGCTCGTGTTGTTCCTGGGTTACTGGTTGATCACCGAACGAAAAACCGCGCGACCGTACATCGCGCCGCTCGCGATTTTTTCTTTCGCCGCGTTGATCGCCGCGCTCCCGCTCATCGGGTACTATTTTCAGTTTCCCGCTGTGTTCACGGAACGTTATCAACAGATGGGAATCTTCCCTTCGGGCTGGTTGGAAAAATACGCGGCGGAAACCGGCTTCAGCCCACTCGTCGTGCTCGCGCAACGCACGGTCGAACGCTTTTCGCTTTTCAACTTTATCCCAGATTTGTCCGGATTTTACGCGCCCGGCACACCGCTTCTCGAAACGTTCAGCGCGATTCTATTTGTGTTCGGCTTGACCTACTCGCTCTATCACTGGAAAGAGCGCGCCCATTTGCTTTTTGTCTTGTGGTTTGTCTGCGGTGTCATCTTTGGCTCGGTGCTAATCGTGGACGAAGCTGGCAGCGCGCGCACGTTGACCTTGACCGTACCGATCATGTTCTTTTTAACTTGCGGGATATTCAAGTTAGCCGAAGCAATCACAACGCTTGCCGCACGACCGCGCTGGAGCAAGCCGCTCGCCGCGATCGCCATCGTTCTGCTCGCGTGTATCAATGTAAAATTTTATTATATTGATTACGTGCCCAAACGCACGTACGCCGGCTACATTGGTTGGACAAACACCGAGATGGCAAAATATCTTTTGCGGCAACCTGGCGAATTCAGGGCGTACTTTTTCGGTCCGCCGTACGATTATCTCAGTCATGCCACGATTGCGTACCTCGCGCCGAATTTGAACGGGCTGGATATTCTCGAACCGCTCGAGGACGAACCGGCTTTTGTTGACCATACGTACTCTGCCATCTTCCTGTTTCTGCCATTACGCGCCGAGGAATTCACGTGGGTGCAACAAGCATACCCGGACGGTGAGCGCACTGACTTTACGCAGCCGGACGGCACGCAACTTTTCTTTGCGTACTACGTGTCGTCGCCGTAA
- a CDS encoding glycosyltransferase family 39 protein, whose amino-acid sequence MPSPTLSFRLPWRDLAICGAIVLLAACLRLYALDALPPGLHYDEAFNATMARNVQLGIERPIFFREDLTEEPMAIYLTALSFAIFGPSPWALRLVSALAGIAGVAALYFLARAFFASRWFAALATLILAILYWHINFSRLGMEPIFTPLMATLAFGFLWRGIYPHPNPLPSAKIADRKESKFPPLQSGAQAGLGWGLAGIFLAATLYTYKAGLFVPILAAAFLVSQISYASDFLERHWRGILIFGVVAILVYAPLGLYFVAHPDEFWQRPQSVAATASIYENAVKVAGMFFIAGDDNPRSNLPGRPALDPFLALGFIVGVIVALARFRREPHARLLVLWLIVMSLPSVLTDFAPHFGRDLAVTPAIALTTAYGFAWLFDRSKRIHLPITIYALLLTLGLAFSTFNTARDYFIVWGSRTGHYDSFDVGLYTLAQKLREQPRDTRVYLTPTEAEHYTARFALDGRDAELFDGRRVLVLPPAGTPVAYGIITRQDTRTRARLNALLANTRVVETIYDYTAQPYAIILRGDSPSSIAPQKKVNARLGDAVELIGYDLARNGDQLALTLYWRSRVETRTDWTVFVQLIGQINPGAGSPVWAQDDSQPGRDTFPTSRWRTGEIIIDEYRLTLAALPRGDYYIEIGMYDLNTGARLPVLDANGARMESESVQLERLSLP is encoded by the coding sequence GTGCCTTCACCCACTTTATCTTTTCGCCTGCCCTGGCGCGACCTCGCTATTTGCGGCGCAATCGTTTTGCTCGCCGCGTGTTTGCGTTTGTACGCGCTCGACGCGCTGCCGCCCGGGTTGCACTACGACGAAGCATTCAACGCGACGATGGCGCGCAACGTTCAACTCGGTATCGAGCGTCCGATCTTTTTCCGCGAAGACCTAACCGAAGAGCCGATGGCGATTTACCTCACCGCGCTCTCGTTCGCGATTTTCGGACCCAGCCCGTGGGCATTGCGATTGGTCTCGGCGCTTGCCGGGATCGCCGGCGTTGCCGCGCTCTATTTTCTCGCGCGCGCGTTCTTTGCTTCGCGTTGGTTCGCCGCGCTCGCGACGTTGATTCTCGCGATTCTGTACTGGCACATCAACTTTAGTCGGCTCGGCATGGAGCCGATTTTTACGCCGTTGATGGCGACGCTCGCGTTCGGATTTTTGTGGCGTGGGATTTACCCCCACCCCAACCCTCTCCCGTCGGCAAAAATCGCCGACAGGAAAGAGAGCAAATTCCCTCCCTTGCAAAGCGGCGCGCAAGCGGGGCTAGGGTGGGGGCTCGCCGGAATATTTCTCGCCGCGACACTGTACACGTACAAAGCCGGACTGTTCGTGCCGATTCTCGCCGCCGCGTTCCTTGTATCGCAAATCAGTTACGCTAGCGATTTTTTGGAGCGCCACTGGCGCGGCATTCTCATTTTCGGCGTCGTTGCGATTTTGGTGTACGCGCCGCTTGGGTTATACTTTGTCGCGCACCCGGACGAATTCTGGCAACGACCGCAATCCGTCGCCGCGACGGCGAGCATCTACGAGAACGCGGTCAAGGTCGCGGGGATGTTTTTCATCGCGGGCGACGACAACCCGCGCAGTAATTTGCCCGGTCGTCCCGCGCTCGATCCGTTTCTCGCGCTCGGATTCATCGTCGGGGTCATCGTCGCGCTTGCGCGATTTCGCCGCGAGCCGCACGCGCGCTTGCTCGTGCTGTGGCTTATCGTAATGAGTTTGCCGAGCGTGCTTACCGATTTCGCGCCGCACTTTGGACGCGATCTCGCGGTCACGCCGGCGATTGCGCTGACAACCGCGTACGGATTTGCATGGCTGTTCGACCGGAGCAAACGCATCCATTTACCAATTACCATTTACGCTTTACTGCTTACCCTGGGTCTCGCGTTCAGCACATTCAACACCGCGCGCGATTATTTTATCGTGTGGGGTTCGCGCACCGGGCATTATGATTCGTTCGACGTAGGACTGTACACACTCGCACAAAAACTCCGCGAGCAACCGCGCGACACGCGCGTCTATCTCACGCCGACCGAAGCCGAGCATTACACCGCGCGCTTTGCGCTTGACGGACGCGACGCGGAATTATTCGATGGACGCCGCGTGTTGGTTCTGCCGCCTGCCGGCACGCCTGTCGCGTATGGCATCATCACACGCCAGGACACGCGCACACGCGCGCGATTGAACGCGCTACTCGCAAATACACGCGTCGTCGAAACGATTTACGATTACACCGCGCAACCGTACGCGATCATTCTGCGCGGCGACAGCCCATCGTCCATCGCGCCGCAAAAAAAAGTGAACGCGCGCTTGGGCGACGCGGTCGAATTGATCGGATACGATCTCGCGCGTAACGGCGATCAACTCGCGTTGACGCTGTACTGGCGCAGTCGCGTCGAGACGCGCACCGATTGGACGGTGTTCGTTCAACTCATCGGGCAAATCAATCCGGGTGCAGGCTCGCCGGTGTGGGCGCAAGACGATAGCCAACCCGGGCGCGATACGTTTCCCACCTCGCGTTGGCGCACGGGCGAAATCATTATTGACGAGTACCGATTGACGCTCGCCGCGTTGCCGCGCGGAGACTATTACATCGAGATTGGAATGTACGATCTAAATACTGGCGCGCGTTTGCCCGTGCTAGATGCGAACGGCGCGCGAATGGAGAGTGAGAGTGTACAACTCGAACGACTATCGTTACCGTAA
- a CDS encoding DUF4352 domain-containing protein: MYNSNDYRYRNLTTPANFARRRSPPPAFVILAVAVLLVCCLCSGLVIGWQIKDSAVNPLAKPQSVGTETAPANPFQGFSGLFGGARPTPTLDKNAPVPLRAAGAGENGLELAVLGMQRPLKTDVPVKLPPNEQFVLVSVQITNTRRTGQPVTVNGTDFKIKGFGGVTYDANPKTVTIPQILNKLDLPAGRSLSGELIFQIATDDGDLRLYWTSGKTTREFLLEKPK, encoded by the coding sequence GTGTACAACTCGAACGACTATCGTTACCGTAACCTGACGACGCCGGCTAATTTCGCGCGGCGACGCTCACCGCCGCCGGCGTTTGTTATCCTGGCAGTGGCGGTGCTACTGGTTTGCTGTTTGTGTTCGGGGTTGGTGATCGGTTGGCAAATCAAAGACAGTGCCGTTAACCCGCTAGCCAAGCCCCAATCGGTTGGCACCGAAACCGCGCCGGCAAATCCGTTTCAAGGATTCTCTGGTTTGTTTGGAGGCGCACGCCCCACCCCCACTCTCGATAAAAACGCGCCCGTGCCTTTGCGCGCCGCCGGCGCAGGCGAAAATGGACTCGAACTTGCCGTGCTTGGCATGCAACGTCCACTCAAGACGGACGTGCCGGTAAAATTGCCGCCGAACGAACAGTTTGTTTTGGTAAGCGTGCAAATTACGAACACGCGGCGAACGGGACAACCCGTCACGGTGAACGGAACCGATTTCAAAATCAAAGGATTCGGCGGCGTCACGTATGATGCCAATCCCAAGACCGTGACGATTCCGCAAATTCTGAACAAACTCGATTTGCCAGCCGGCAGATCGTTGAGCGGCGAATTGATTTTCCAAATCGCGACGGACGACGGCGATTTGCGTTTGTATTGGACCTCCGGCAAGACAACGCGCGAGTTTTTGCTCGAGAAGCCGAAATGA
- a CDS encoding YfhO family protein has protein sequence MILLVATSVWLIALLMTWARRARNDAWRDTLAIGAIGAATAGFFWRVLFGDAWMPAGGGDLAQFLYPTYAFAAEWWRHGVIPLWNPYLFGGMPFVGDIQSGVFYPLNLLTFFLTNPLTFRDMEFLSILHFAIAGAGMYALLRFGNCKLEIVSWKLETASNIQLPTSNFQLSRLAALAGAIAFEFSDLFITHFGNLNLIAVVAWMPLVLLFYQRAITDRRASFAAIAGIILAIAFYAGHIQSFLTILIALAAFAVYYTFFDRRPQMADGGRWSAVGGLIIVGLVSFGLSAPVLFPALEMTQHTLRAEFPYEQAARFSLPPAQLIGLFVPGFFGRGPQNAWGPWDRVEVGYIGVLPIVLALLALILRRDAPTRFFGALALLGLALALGGYAILHGWLYQFAPGFGQLRAPARFIVLFDFAIATLCAFGFDALLRALPRASELAFKRIVRAAPWAFLLIALATGASAYTILILGQGQDAALFARMANAVNALAFFLVLLALALGLVLARATRFFHRVAWAALALALIFFDLLSLGAYTDITTDNPARVYEHPDAVAFLKSAGLYRIDPRGTGVDSLWTADTALLYNLFDVGGDNPLVLADFDRYWESLGSRSTRLYDLLNVRYVIGRKNIALDREKFRVAFDGDPAVNIYENTRVLPRAFVVFDARVVPDKSAALAAIHAEDFEPARMVVLEKAMNSEQSTVNSQQSTVNSEQSAVKIVGYGPNDIVMEMNTSSAGVLVLSEVYYPGWQAWVDDQATPVLRANYLFRAVELPAGAHRVRFKYAPMTINIGAGLAMLTVGLLIGAGVWRKLQRTTAD, from the coding sequence ATGATTTTGCTCGTCGCCACGAGTGTGTGGTTGATCGCGTTGCTGATGACCTGGGCGCGCCGCGCGCGTAACGACGCGTGGCGCGATACGCTCGCCATCGGTGCGATCGGCGCGGCGACGGCTGGCTTTTTTTGGCGCGTACTGTTCGGCGACGCGTGGATGCCGGCGGGCGGCGGCGACCTCGCGCAATTTCTGTACCCCACGTACGCGTTTGCCGCCGAATGGTGGCGACACGGCGTGATTCCGTTGTGGAATCCTTACCTCTTCGGCGGAATGCCGTTCGTCGGCGACATCCAGTCCGGCGTTTTCTATCCGCTCAATCTCCTCACGTTTTTTCTGACGAATCCACTCACTTTTCGCGATATGGAATTTCTCTCGATTCTCCATTTCGCTATCGCGGGCGCGGGGATGTATGCGTTGTTGCGGTTTGGAAATTGTAAGTTGGAAATTGTAAGTTGGAAATTGGAGACTGCTTCTAACATCCAACTTCCAACATCTAATTTCCAACTCTCCCGCCTTGCCGCGCTCGCCGGCGCAATCGCGTTTGAGTTCAGCGATTTGTTCATCACGCATTTTGGAAATCTGAATTTGATCGCGGTCGTCGCGTGGATGCCGCTCGTGTTGTTGTTCTATCAGCGCGCGATCACCGACCGGCGTGCGTCGTTCGCCGCGATTGCCGGCATCATTCTCGCGATTGCCTTTTACGCGGGACACATCCAATCGTTCCTCACGATTCTCATCGCGCTCGCGGCGTTCGCGGTCTACTATACATTCTTTGACCGCCGACCGCAGATGGCAGACGGCGGTCGGTGGTCGGCGGTCGGTGGTCTCATCATCGTGGGACTCGTATCGTTCGGATTATCCGCGCCTGTTCTGTTTCCGGCGCTCGAAATGACGCAACACACGCTGCGCGCCGAATTTCCGTACGAACAAGCCGCACGATTTTCGCTGCCACCCGCGCAGTTGATCGGCTTGTTCGTCCCCGGTTTTTTCGGACGCGGACCACAAAACGCCTGGGGACCCTGGGATCGTGTCGAGGTTGGGTACATCGGTGTGCTGCCGATTGTGCTGGCGCTGCTCGCGCTGATTCTGCGCCGCGATGCGCCCACGCGATTTTTCGGCGCGCTCGCGTTGCTGGGGCTCGCGCTCGCACTCGGCGGCTACGCGATTCTGCACGGCTGGCTCTACCAGTTCGCCCCAGGTTTTGGGCAGTTGCGCGCGCCGGCGCGATTCATCGTCCTGTTCGATTTCGCGATTGCCACGCTCTGCGCGTTTGGTTTCGACGCGCTGTTGCGCGCGTTGCCGCGCGCGAGTGAACTCGCGTTCAAGCGCATCGTGCGCGCCGCGCCGTGGGCGTTTCTGCTCATCGCGTTGGCAACCGGCGCGAGCGCGTACACGATTCTGATCCTGGGTCAGGGACAGGACGCGGCGTTGTTCGCGCGGATGGCAAACGCGGTTAACGCGCTTGCATTCTTTTTGGTTTTGCTCGCGCTCGCGCTCGGACTCGTCCTCGCGCGCGCGACGCGATTCTTTCATCGCGTCGCGTGGGCGGCGCTCGCACTCGCGCTCATCTTTTTCGATTTGCTCTCGCTCGGCGCATACACCGACATCACGACCGACAATCCTGCGCGCGTGTACGAGCATCCCGATGCCGTCGCGTTTCTCAAGAGTGCGGGGCTGTATCGCATTGACCCGCGCGGCACCGGCGTGGATTCGCTCTGGACTGCCGACACGGCTTTGTTGTACAACCTGTTCGATGTCGGCGGCGACAATCCGCTCGTGCTCGCCGATTTTGACCGCTACTGGGAATCGCTCGGCAGTCGTTCGACGCGGCTGTACGATTTGCTCAACGTCAGGTACGTGATCGGGCGCAAGAACATTGCGCTCGACCGCGAAAAATTCCGGGTTGCATTCGACGGTGATCCTGCTGTGAATATCTACGAGAACACGCGCGTTCTCCCGCGTGCCTTTGTCGTCTTTGACGCACGCGTCGTGCCGGACAAGTCTGCGGCACTTGCCGCGATTCACGCGGAGGATTTCGAGCCGGCGCGAATGGTCGTGCTGGAGAAAGCAATGAACAGTGAACAGTCAACAGTGAACAGTCAACAGTCAACAGTGAACAGTGAACAGTCAGCGGTCAAAATAGTTGGTTACGGACCGAATGACATTGTGATGGAGATGAATACATCGAGCGCGGGCGTGCTCGTGTTGAGCGAGGTGTACTACCCAGGATGGCAAGCGTGGGTGGACGATCAGGCAACGCCGGTGTTGCGTGCGAATTACTTGTTTCGCGCGGTAGAATTGCCGGCAGGTGCACATCGCGTTCGGTTCAAGTACGCGCCGATGACGATCAATATCGGCGCGGGACTCGCGATGCTGACGGTTGGGTTGTTGATTGGCGCGGGGGTGTGGAGGAAATTACAACGGACAACTGCGGATTAA
- a CDS encoding TlpA family protein disulfide reductase: MPRWGQYIVFATVIGVIGFFAFGLRQRSAVQPGTGPAPDFTLKTFDDKTVKLSDFRGKVVVINFWASWCGPCRDEAAFLEKTWRQYKDRGVVFIGIDYNDVEPNARAYLKEFDITYLNGPDLGGVINPLYRIKGVPETFFVAKDGTLSGNALGPITRDSSYMTEREFIAKLEELLAQK, translated from the coding sequence GTGCCACGTTGGGGTCAATATATCGTGTTTGCCACTGTGATCGGCGTCATTGGTTTTTTCGCATTCGGTTTGCGCCAGCGTTCCGCGGTTCAACCCGGCACGGGACCCGCCCCCGATTTCACGCTCAAAACGTTCGACGATAAAACGGTCAAATTGTCCGATTTTCGCGGCAAGGTTGTCGTCATCAATTTCTGGGCATCGTGGTGCGGTCCGTGCCGCGACGAAGCGGCGTTTCTCGAAAAGACGTGGCGGCAGTACAAAGATCGCGGCGTCGTGTTCATCGGAATTGATTACAACGATGTCGAGCCGAACGCGCGCGCGTATCTCAAAGAATTCGACATCACCTATCTCAACGGACCCGATCTGGGCGGCGTGATTAATCCGTTGTATCGCATCAAAGGCGTGCCCGAAACATTCTTTGTTGCCAAGGATGGCACCTTGAGCGGCAACGCACTCGGTCCGATCACGCGCGATAGCTCGTACATGACCGAGCGCGAGTTCATCGCCAAGTTGGAAGAGTTGCTCGCACAAAAATAA
- a CDS encoding cytochrome c-type biogenesis protein CcmH, which yields MRSKIRDMVLSVAKDPKSKIYLAMVAVLFVAFAWLSVASVGAQSPSIDDEVNRIAKTLYCPVCPNTPLDVCNTQACADWRAQIKDMLQKGKSEKDIRDYFVAQFGERVLGAPPAEGFNWIAYILPALGIVLGATVAWFTVRQWLVRRQDATAAPEAPVIPKEYADRIEKELKEY from the coding sequence ATGAGATCGAAAATCAGAGACATGGTCCTGAGCGTAGCGAAGGATCCAAAATCGAAAATATATCTCGCGATGGTGGCAGTGTTGTTCGTCGCGTTCGCGTGGCTGAGCGTGGCATCGGTGGGCGCGCAGTCGCCGAGCATTGACGACGAGGTGAATCGCATCGCCAAGACGCTGTACTGCCCGGTGTGTCCGAACACGCCGCTGGATGTGTGCAACACGCAAGCGTGTGCGGACTGGCGCGCGCAGATCAAAGATATGCTGCAAAAGGGCAAGTCCGAAAAAGATATTCGCGATTATTTTGTCGCGCAGTTCGGCGAGCGCGTGCTAGGCGCGCCGCCGGCGGAAGGTTTCAACTGGATCGCGTACATCTTGCCGGCGCTCGGCATCGTGCTGGGCGCGACGGTCGCGTGGTTCACGGTGCGCCAGTGGCTCGTGCGTCGTCAAGATGCGACGGCTGCGCCCGAAGCGCCGGTGATTCCCAAGGAATACGCCGACCGGATCGAAAAAGAATTGAAGGAGTATTAA
- a CDS encoding glycosyltransferase, giving the protein MYETSLRTDGQRRLAEIGSADIVVGIPSYKNANTIGLVMERAAEGLVTFYPTLRPVIGVVDGGSSDETPHIAAAQVLPVAVRRIVTTYQGIQGKGSAVRAIFEMTRALKAQVCIVLEADLVTITREWIPKLCEPILKGDYAYVVPTYARPLVEGAVTDILAYPLTRMLYGVDVRQPMGGDFAVSGELAGRIFDRDVWETDVARHGIDIWLTTIAINENIKMCQVRLGTKIEDNREAATSFDPGFVQSVGTLFRMMDIYRRRWAEGTRPQRLAPFHGNGIAADQPRLTAAITLNMLSDAFSSGARRFRRLWRSIMSPSNFTEVNELANKPRGAMNFSAELWSRVVFDFAVVYNKGESDPDKVVAALLPLYYARTAAILRDTGGKLDAVEQAIQAQAQAFAEQKPYLVQRWQTYVPWAYDGVR; this is encoded by the coding sequence ATGTATGAGACTTCACTGCGGACAGATGGACAGAGACGTCTGGCGGAAATTGGTAGCGCAGATATCGTCGTAGGGATTCCTAGTTACAAGAACGCGAACACGATTGGCTTGGTGATGGAGCGCGCGGCGGAAGGGTTGGTGACTTTTTATCCCACCTTGCGCCCGGTCATCGGGGTGGTGGACGGCGGTTCGTCGGATGAGACGCCGCACATCGCCGCTGCCCAGGTTTTGCCGGTCGCTGTTCGGCGCATCGTCACGACGTATCAAGGCATCCAGGGCAAAGGGAGCGCCGTACGCGCGATTTTCGAAATGACGCGCGCGCTCAAAGCCCAGGTGTGCATTGTACTCGAAGCCGATTTGGTGACGATCACGCGCGAATGGATTCCCAAACTGTGCGAGCCGATTCTGAAGGGCGATTACGCGTACGTCGTGCCGACGTACGCACGTCCGCTCGTCGAAGGCGCGGTCACCGACATTCTCGCGTATCCGTTGACGCGGATGCTGTACGGCGTGGACGTGCGCCAACCGATGGGCGGCGATTTCGCCGTCTCGGGCGAACTAGCGGGGCGCATCTTTGATCGCGACGTGTGGGAAACCGACGTGGCGCGGCATGGCATTGACATCTGGCTCACGACGATCGCGATCAATGAAAATATCAAGATGTGCCAGGTGCGGCTCGGCACCAAGATCGAAGACAATCGCGAAGCCGCCACGTCGTTCGACCCAGGTTTCGTGCAATCGGTGGGCACGCTGTTTCGAATGATGGATATTTATCGGCGACGTTGGGCAGAGGGCACGCGTCCGCAACGCCTTGCGCCGTTTCACGGCAACGGCATCGCCGCGGACCAACCGCGCCTCACCGCCGCGATCACGCTGAACATGCTTTCCGACGCGTTCAGTTCCGGCGCGCGGCGCTTTCGACGTTTGTGGCGGAGCATCATGTCGCCGAGCAATTTCACCGAGGTGAACGAACTCGCGAACAAGCCCCGCGGCGCGATGAATTTCTCCGCCGAACTCTGGTCGCGCGTCGTCTTTGATTTCGCGGTCGTGTACAACAAAGGCGAGAGCGATCCGGATAAAGTGGTCGCCGCGTTATTGCCGCTGTACTATGCGCGCACGGCGGCGATCTTGCGGGATACCGGCGGCAAGCTCGACGCGGTGGAGCAAGCGATTCAAGCCCAGGCGCAAGCGTTCGCCGAGCAAAAGCCCTATCTGGTGCAGCGGTGGCAAACGTACGTGCCCTGGGCGTATGATGGGGTTCGTTAG